The Chlorobaculum sp. MV4-Y genome contains the following window.
TCACCCGCATGAGCGTCGCCAGCCGCACGACCGTGGGCGGCTACGTCAAGGCGGAGACGGCTGGAGCGAGCCAGTTCGAGGTGTGCGACGACCGGAGCGCCGAAGCGTTCTGCGCCGCGTTGCGAGCCAAAAATCTCGATCCGGTGTTCAAAAACTGGGATGCTGCCTACAACAACCCGCTCGCCGCAGAGGAGCGGGCATGAGCCTGACCGACGAGCAACGCCAGCGCTACGCCCGCCACCTCGCGCTACCGGAAGTCGGCGAAGCAGGACAGGAGAAGCTGCTCCGCTCGAAGGTGCTGGTGATCGGCGCGGGCGGCCTCGGCTCCCCCACCGCCTTCTACCTCGCAGCGGCAGGCATCGGTACGATTGGAATTATGGACGGCGACACGGTCGATCTCTCCAACCTGCAACGCCAGATTCTGCACACCACCGCCTCGGTCGGCGCGAACAAAACCACATCGGCACAGGAGCGTCTCGAAGCGCTCGATCCGTCGATCCGCATCGAGCCATACCCGTTCCGCCTGAGCGTTGACAACGCGCCGGAGATTCTCGCCGGATACGACTTCGTCATCGACGCCACGGACAACTTCGACTCGAAATTCCTCATCGCCCGTGCCTGCCACAAAGCCGCAAAACCCTACTCCCACGCCGGAATCCGCAACTTCCACGGCCAGACCATGACCGTCCTCCCCGGCCAGACCGCCTGCTACCGCTGCATCTTCCACGAAGAAGACGCACCGAAAGAGGCCATTCCACAAGGCCCCATCGGCGCACTTCCCGGCGTCATCGGCTCGATTCAGGCCATCGAAGCGATCAAATATTTGCTTGGTATCGGCACACTGCTGACGGACGCGCTGCTGACGTTTGATGCGCTGACGATGAGTTTTCGGAAAGTGACGGTGAGGCGCGATTCGGCGTGTGGGGTTTGTGGGTGAAGGAGGGGAATCGGGAACCTACGATGAGAGGTTTGTTGACTTTTTTGTGAATTTGTTCGAGATATGGATGTATTGGTATATCTATATCAGCGTAGTCTACAATTTCCTTAACACTACCAAAAGGAAAATTTGCTACCGATAAAGGCCTTATTACCCCCAAAGGCTCATTGCTTCGCATGCTTTCTTGAGAAAGCACGCAAAGCTAATCCGAATTTGAACTCTAGAGATACGAATGTGTTCAATCTCTTGTTCGTTTTGCTTTTATTATAAATGCACATACATCTCCAACGATTCTTTGGTAGCCGCATACAGCTGCTCATGACTATTCCTTACTATGTGTTCGTTATAAGCCATCACCTGAGCATGACCTATCGTCCGTCTCTTTTCTTCTACATTATTTTTCCGATCAACCAATAGCAAAGCAATAAATGAAGAAATAGGGTAATAAAATTCCAATCGCTGCGGAGGTTTCTTGGGATCACTCGTACCGTAAGTGTTAATCACAGGCTGATCACCCGTAACAAATTGCTTCGATGATTGGTTTTCGAGCAATACAAACTGGAGGCTGCGTCTATCGGCGTAAAGACTCCAGCCTATATTAGTTGAATAAATATGGCTTAGGATGTTCCATATCTTTTCGAGATTAATATGTTTTGGAGGACTTACGTTAGCGAGAACACTTTTTTTATTTTCTTTGCCCTCATGTATTGAACGCAAAGAAAATATATGAAATCCATAAAGCCTTCGTCTGTTTCAAGAAATTTTATATCGCCGGAGCGGATAGAGTTCAGATGTCTGATAACACTGTCCTCAATTCTACCATGAAATTCCTCTTCAAGGTTGTTTACGGCTTCTTCAATTCTTTCACTTATGTCTGGATTAGTGATCCCTTGGCCTTGAACGAAGTTCCTTAACTCAAATATAAAGTTGAATTGCTTGATCAGGTCCTTGTGTAGCTTTTGAAGGAATGCTGGCGAAGGATCAATCGCGATTTTTTCTATGAAATCGATATCTGCTTGGTTTAGTTCTTTCAGTCTATAGAAGTCTCTCTCATTAGCAATCCCCATTAAGTTCGACTCGAATACATTATTTTCTCTTAGGCAAAATACTTTGTTATCCGTAGCCCAAGGCTTCAAATAATGGCGCCAAACATAATGCTGCTTTCTTTTCTTCATAGCTGATGATTCCTTGCGATAAAAAGTATTTTTGTGGTATAATTGCTTAGCTGATCTAAGTATCTCAGAAAAAGCAAAAAGACTCTTTTGGCATAAAACATGCGCATAGATCAACTCTCCAGCTCAATGCGAAACTTTTTCCCAAGCACCGTAGCAGCGCGAGAAAGCGTTGTCAGGGTCAGGCTGGTGTCAGTTTCGTCGAGCAAACGGTTCAGCGCGGCGCGACTGGTGCGCATTTTTTTGCCATCGCTGATTTTGTAAGCTTTTGCGCCTTCATCTCCTGATCGATCTGCCAAGCGATCACCCGCTTGATTGCTACCGCATTCGCTTCATCAAGGTGCCCTTCCGCTTGAAGAAAATCATCGAAACTGCTGCCGATATGTTCAGCTTTCATCATGTACTCCTGAGTCTTTTCAATGCTATTTGATGGCTAGGCTTTAGATTTAAGTAATTAATTCAAATAAACTTACAAATTATTCTAGATTCTTCGCTTCGCTCAGAATGACAAGAGTGGTGGCCTGTTGTCAAAAATAGCTTATCTTTTTAATCACTGGAATAACAACCCGACAGCAATCACCCACCCACAAACTCCCCGATCACCCGCAAAAACGGCTCCGCGTAACGCTCAAGCTTTACCTCGCCAATCCCTGAAACAGTAAGCATTTCATCGCGCGTCGAAGGCTTGAGGATACTGAGTTCAACGAGAGTCTTATCCGAGAACACTACATACGGCGGCACGCCCTGCTCGTCGGCGAGGCGTTTGCGTAGCGTCCGGAGTTGCTCGAAGAGTTGCTTTTCAGCGTCTGAAAGCGCGTCGAGGCCGCCGCGTTTGGTGGTTGCGGATTTGCCCTTTTTCTCCCTGATCCGCACCAACTCGACACGCTCTTCGCCCCGGAGAATTCTCGCGCCGCTTTCGATCAGGTAGAGCATCGGATACAGCCCCTCGGAGCGGCCAATCGCTTTGCGGGCGAGCAGGTCGTCGATGAGGCGTCGCCAGAACTTCTTGTCGTGCTCCTTGCCAATGCCATAAACCTTGAGGCGGTCGTGGCCGAAATCCTTGATCTTCTGGTTCTTGCTGCCGACGAGGATGTCGATCAGATGTGCCGCGCCGAAGCGTGAGTCGGTGCGGACGATGGCCGAGAGCAGCATCTGCGCCTCGCGGGTGCAGTCGGTCAGCTCGTGCAGACCGAGGCACACGTCGCACGAGGCACAGTTGTCACGCGGATAGGTCTCGCCGAAATAGTCGAGCAGCGTCCGGCGGCGGCAGGCGGTTGACGACGCGAACGACACCACCTTCGAGAGCGAGTCGAGCGCCCGCTGGCGCTCCGCTTCGTCGGTCATCGCGTCAATGAAAAAGCGCACCTTCGGAATGTCGGCTTGCGAAAAGAGCAGGATGCATCGTGCCGCCTCGCCGTCGCGTCCGGCGCGACCCGTCTCCTGATAGTAGCTCTCGATGCTTTTCGGCAAATCGGCGTGGATGACGAAGCGTACGTTCGATTTGTCGATGCCCATACCGAAGGCCACCGTCGCCACGATGAGATCAACCTCGTCACGGATAAACGCATCCTGGTTGTCGTGCCGCTCCCGGTCGTCGAGACCGGCGTGGTACGGCAAAGCGCGAAATCCGCGCTTTTGCAGCATCGCCGCCGTGTCGTTGACGCTCTTGCGGCTCGTGCGGTAGATGATGCCCGGCTGACCAGCAAACTCCTTCAGGATCGAGACAAGCTGCACTTCGCCCGGCTCCTTGAAGCGCACTTCGTAGGTGAGGTTCGGACGGTCGAAGGAGGCTCGGAGCACGAACGGATCGCGCAGGCGGAGCTTCCAGGCGATGTCGTGCTGCACTCGCTCCGTTGCAGTGGCGGTGAAGGCGGCGACCGGAATACCGGGCAAAATTTCGGGAATCGAGGAGAGGGCGAGGTAGTCGGGGCGGAAGTCGTGGCCCCATTCCGAGATGCAGTGCGCCTCGTCGATCACCGCCATGCTGATGCGGCAGCCGCGCAGAATATCGCGGAAATGGTCGAGAGCGAAGCGTTCGGGAGCGACGTAGAGCAGGTCGAGTTCGCCGGATTGCAGCGAGCGGAGCACCGCGGACTGTTCGGCGAACTCAAGCGAGCTGTTCAAGACAGCCGCGCGGATGCCGTTCGATCGCGCCCCGTCAACCTGATCTTTCATGAGCGAAATGAGCGGGCTAACCACTAGCGCCACGCCCGGCATGAGCACCGCCGGAAGCTGGTAGCAGAGCGACTTGCCGCCGCCGGTTGGCATGACGGCGAACACATCCCGACCATCCATCAGCGCCCGGACGATCTGTTCCTGGTTGGGGCGGAACGAACGGAATCCGAAAATCCGGTGCAGCACACCGTCAGGAGATTCGGCACCGGGATGGAAAAATGGGGTACTCATGATTATCAGGGTCAGGAATGAATAGGGCGTCTGAGAATCGAATCTACCTCATGGCTACCCATTTTACAGGCCTCACCCGAATGGTCTGGGGATGACTTTTCAATCGGAGCAAGAAGTGCAGTCGAAATTGTGATCGTCTTGCCAATACTGATGAACGTCACTAAGCCGTCGGGTTCGAACCGGTGAATATGCTCTTTTTGATAGCTGATATTCACAAAAAAGCAAACGCAGTCATTAATCGCGGTTCAAAAGGTCTCAACCACTTATGTGAAGCGACCGTAACCATTGCAAGAGCCACACTCAATCCGTTTTACGCGGCTCACCGGGAGCAATTTTCTGCCGGTACTCGCCAAGAATGGGAAGATCGGCCTCGGGAAAGTCATATGAGCTGGCCTCATCGATTTCGATCCATCGCAGCTCCTCATGCTCACCGGCATCCAGCTCTCCATCGACAATCCTGCAACGAAAAGCGATCAGCCGAAGCGACCGGTCCGGGTAGCTGTGCTCGACCGGAGTAAGGCGCTCGATAATTGCCACCCTTACGCCAAGCTCTTCCAGAAGTTCCCGGTCAAGCGCCGCTGCCTCCGATTCGCCAGCCTCGACCTTGCCACCCGGGAACTCCCATTTCCTTGCAAGATGCTTCCCCTCCGGCCTCCGGGCTATGAGAAACCGGCCATCACGCTCAATGATGGCGCAAACGACGTCGCCGATAAACATTATTTCAGTGACAAGTTATGGAAGGCGCGGTTCGCAAACTGCACTCAAGGCAGGGAAAAAGTAAGGAAAAGTTCTGCCAACAAAGCTTTACCACTACATCAATGGCTCAGTATACCCTGTCAGTTGCTCCCAGATTTCGACTACATCATTCCCTTCGTGCCTGAGGGTATTGGCAAACATTGGTTCATAGCTGTTATGAAGCTGTCTCAGGCGCATAAAGCGACCAGCCAGATCGGATTCCGAAAATTTGTACCTGAGACCAATTCCAGGGCTACCTTCAACCTGGATATCGATCAAGCCAACCTGATGGCCATATTGCGACCATGCCATCTTGACCAAAGTCTCAAAGTCGTTCATTGCACCAACTCCATTAGTGTGTCAAATCCCGATAGAACACAACGTCGTCTGCGACATTATTCTCGATGTTGCTGTCTTCATCTGGTTTATAGGATGAAGCATCCTGTTTGATGACGCGCAGGGTGAAAAGGCGTTTGGCATTGCCCGGCAGATTGACGGATGCCCAGCCACCAAAGTCAGGAATCTGGTAAACGGCATTGAGCTCTATGGAGTCGCCCGCCTTGAGGTTGTTGAAAGACCTGGAAACAAGAATGTCCGAAACTCCCGTTTTCGCGTAGGAATACTGTGGAGCATAACTCAGATTCATAATCAGCTCAGCCACCGATGCTGTCTTGCAACTGCTTTTGCCCACGTTTGTTACCGTGCCGGTAATATTGAGCCTTCCGTTATCAGCTTTGACCAGGGTGAGATTTGCTTCCAGATCAGCAGCCAGCGTGACTCTCGGATACTTGTAGATGCTCAGAGGTGCCTTGTTCTGAAGCGGCTCATACATTACCTGAGCCTGAGCCATCCAATTGAAGGTCAACAGAACGATACCGCACGCGATGGTCAGGGCGAAAATTTTTGATGGATTCATCATGAATCTCCGATACTGAGTTAGGTAACTACTTTTTTCAAGGTATCGATTTTCAATGAAATTCACCCGGTACGCCAAGACAGTGAGGCACTGTTAAGCAACAAAAAAAGCAAGCCCTCGTACTGACGGACCTGCCTGAATAGTTGTAACTTGTGGAGATGGCGGGACTTGAACCCGCGTCCAGAACACTGCTCGATGCAGTCACCACACTCATCTCTGGTGGTTGGGTTTTCGTGGTCCGGTTACACCGCCAGCAGCGTTCGTCCCCTTATCCCGATTGGTTACCCGCACACCCCCTCGGGCTTGAATGTACGGAGCTTACTTGCGCGAACCCATAGGCTCAAGCGCGGGTTATGCCATCCGGCGGCTTCAGAGTAAGCACATTCACCGCAGGACGATGGCGTCTAAATTAACTTGTGCTAATCAGGCAGCCATTGCATACGAATAATCGTCTGCATCTATTGGTACATAGACTTGTTTAACGAGTCCGTCCATGCTGAAACTCGGAGTGCAACGACATCTCACACCTATCCTGTCGATAGCCTGTCATCCCCAGTAGGTCAAAGAACAATTGTGCTCAGGAGTAGATACCATTTTCTCCTGATATTGACAACAAGCGGAATCTGAGAAGAGTTCCGGCGAACATTGCAAAAATCAGTTCATGCCCGGAAGCTCCGGCGAGTTGGCAACATAGCAGTAATCGCCACCTTTGGAGCGCACGGTGCGGCTCCACATGCGTTCGTATTCATCCGTGAATACCTGCTCGCTCGATGCATCGGCGGTGTACCACGAGCCATCTTCGAACTCCTTTTCGAGCTGCCCCGCGCTCCATCCAGCATAACCGAGAAAAAAGCGCACCTCGGACGGTTTGATGACGCCGGTATTGATGAGATAGCTGAGCTGCTCCTTGTCGCCTCCCCAGAAAAGGCCCGGAATCACTTCGACAGCCCCATCAATCACATCACCCCGCGTGTGCAGAAAATGCACTGTATCAACCTGCACCGGACCGCCCATGTGCAACGGCTCATCAATCTCGTCAAATCCGCTGATGGCTTCACACACCTTGAACTCCATCGGCTTGTTCAGAATGAAACCGATCGAACCCTCTTCGTTGTGTTCGCACATGAGAAGCACCGTCCGCTTGAAATTGGATTCAAGCAGATTCGCCGAAGCCAGCAGGAGCTTGCCCGGCTTTAATATTTCAAATTCGTTTGTCATGTGTCACGTTTTTTGCTGCAACCAGTCGAGCACCTCTGCTGCGTGCGTTTCAGGTTTAACCTTTGGCCACACCTTTTCGATGGTGCCCTGTTCATCAATCAGATAGGTGACCCGGTTCGTCCCCATGTACTCTCTGCCCATGAACTTTTTCAGTCCC
Protein-coding sequences here:
- a CDS encoding DUF4238 domain-containing protein → MKKRKQHYVWRHYLKPWATDNKVFCLRENNVFESNLMGIANERDFYRLKELNQADIDFIEKIAIDPSPAFLQKLHKDLIKQFNFIFELRNFVQGQGITNPDISERIEEAVNNLEEEFHGRIEDSVIRHLNSIRSGDIKFLETDEGFMDFIYFLCVQYMRAKKIKKVFSLT
- a CDS encoding YqgE/AlgH family protein, whose amino-acid sequence is MTNEFEILKPGKLLLASANLLESNFKRTVLLMCEHNEEGSIGFILNKPMEFKVCEAISGFDEIDEPLHMGGPVQVDTVHFLHTRGDVIDGAVEVIPGLFWGGDKEQLSYLINTGVIKPSEVRFFLGYAGWSAGQLEKEFEDGSWYTADASSEQVFTDEYERMWSRTVRSKGGDYCYVANSPELPGMN
- a CDS encoding DUF4238 domain-containing protein, coding for MRSIHEGKENKKSVLANVSPPKHINLEKIWNILSHIYSTNIGWSLYADRRSLQFVLLENQSSKQFVTGDQPVINTYGTSDPKKPPQRLEFYYPISSFIALLLVDRKNNVEEKRRTIGHAQVMAYNEHIVRNSHEQLYAATKESLEMYVHL
- a CDS encoding (deoxy)nucleoside triphosphate pyrophosphohydrolase; translated protein: MFIGDVVCAIIERDGRFLIARRPEGKHLARKWEFPGGKVEAGESEAAALDRELLEELGVRVAIIERLTPVEHSYPDRSLRLIAFRCRIVDGELDAGEHEELRWIEIDEASSYDFPEADLPILGEYRQKIAPGEPRKTD
- a CDS encoding HesA/MoeB/ThiF family protein, producing MSLTDEQRQRYARHLALPEVGEAGQEKLLRSKVLVIGAGGLGSPTAFYLAAAGIGTIGIMDGDTVDLSNLQRQILHTTASVGANKTTSAQERLEALDPSIRIEPYPFRLSVDNAPEILAGYDFVIDATDNFDSKFLIARACHKAAKPYSHAGIRNFHGQTMTVLPGQTACYRCIFHEEDAPKEAIPQGPIGALPGVIGSIQAIEAIKYLLGIGTLLTDALLTFDALTMSFRKVTVRRDSACGVCG
- the recQ gene encoding DNA helicase RecQ, with amino-acid sequence MSTPFFHPGAESPDGVLHRIFGFRSFRPNQEQIVRALMDGRDVFAVMPTGGGKSLCYQLPAVLMPGVALVVSPLISLMKDQVDGARSNGIRAAVLNSSLEFAEQSAVLRSLQSGELDLLYVAPERFALDHFRDILRGCRISMAVIDEAHCISEWGHDFRPDYLALSSIPEILPGIPVAAFTATATERVQHDIAWKLRLRDPFVLRASFDRPNLTYEVRFKEPGEVQLVSILKEFAGQPGIIYRTSRKSVNDTAAMLQKRGFRALPYHAGLDDRERHDNQDAFIRDEVDLIVATVAFGMGIDKSNVRFVIHADLPKSIESYYQETGRAGRDGEAARCILLFSQADIPKVRFFIDAMTDEAERQRALDSLSKVVSFASSTACRRRTLLDYFGETYPRDNCASCDVCLGLHELTDCTREAQMLLSAIVRTDSRFGAAHLIDILVGSKNQKIKDFGHDRLKVYGIGKEHDKKFWRRLIDDLLARKAIGRSEGLYPMLYLIESGARILRGEERVELVRIREKKGKSATTKRGGLDALSDAEKQLFEQLRTLRKRLADEQGVPPYVVFSDKTLVELSILKPSTRDEMLTVSGIGEVKLERYAEPFLRVIGEFVGG